The sequence GGGCGGGGCTTGGGCCTGCTCAACGCCACGGCGGCGGGCTTGCTGCTGCTGATGCTCCTGCTGCGTTGGAAAGTCGGTGACCTTTAATGGCCAAGTTCGACCGCATCGGTGAGCAGCGCATTGACGAGCAGCGCATTTGTGAGTCCGGAGCGCTACCTCAACCATCCCACCTTCGGGATGCTCTATCGGGTGGCGGCGGTTTCCGAAGGCCGGGATCTGTTCGCCACCCTCTATGCCCAGCGCATTTTTTTCGTCGTCACCCTGCAGCCCCGTGGCGCCACCTTTGAGGTGGTGCCGCTGATGGATGCTCGCCACTTTGCTGAGCAAAATCTGGTGCGCTCCCGCCGCGATGGTCCCGAGGCCCACGCCCATTGGCGTCAGTTGTTTGATCAGACCTTCATCTGAATCCTTGGCCGGGAGACTGGCCGCCCTCCAGGCCGAGCTGCCGCCAGGCTGCCGCCTGTTGGCGGTGAGCAAGGGTCAGCCCGCTGATCGGATCCGCGAAGCGGTGGCCGCCGGCCAGCGCAGCTTTGGTGAAAGTCGCCTGCAGGAGGCGGTGCTCAAGCAGGCCGAGCTGGCCGATCTGGCGCCCCTCGACTGGCATTTCATCGGTCGGCTGCAGGCCAATAAGGCCCGGGGTGTGGTGCGCCACTTCGGCACCATCCACTCCCTCGACAGCCTTGAGCTGGCTAGGCGCCTGGCCCGCATCGCCGCCGAGGAGCAGCGCCAGCCGGCGGTGTTTTTTCAGGTGAAATTTCGCCCCGATCCCGCCAAGACCGGCTTTGAGCCCGCTGAGCTCTGCCAGCACTGGCCCGAGCTGGCTGGCTTAGCCCCCCTGCAGCCCTTGGGCCTGATGACCCTGGCGCCCCTGGGCCTGGGCGAGGCCGAGCGCCGGGCCCTGTTTGGTGAGTGCGACGCCCTGGCGACGCAGCTGGGCCTGCCGGAGCGCTCGATGGGTATGAGTGGCGACTGGCCCGAGGCGGCTGCGGCTGGCAGCACCTGGGTTCGCATTGGTAGCGGCCTGTTTGGCCCTCGCCAAATTCATTAATTCCTCCACAAGGTGCCAATCTCCGCTTGAAAGCCTTGCCGCGATTGGTGTGGGACGCTATTCAGGTAGAAAGCAACCTGTGAGGTTCAGTTCGTGTCGTTGTTTTCCCGTCTGCGTGCCGTTGTCTCAGGAGACGACTATCTCGATGGCGACTACGACGATGAGCTCGATTACGACGGCGGCGAGCAGCCTGAGCCGAGCTACACCAGTCGTTCTAGCGCTCTAGCCCTGAGTTCCGATTTCAGCGCTGACGATCCTTTTGCCGGCACCAACGTGATCGGCATGCCCGGCCTTTCCACGGCCGTTGCCGAGGTGACCCTGATGGAGCCGCGCAGCTTCGATGAAATGCCCCGCGCCATTCAGGCCCTGCGCGAGCGCAAGACCGTGATCCTCAACCTCACGATGATGGAGCCCGATCAGGCCCAGCGCGCCGTGGATTTTGTGGCAGGCGGCACCTTCGCTATTGACGGCCACCAGGAGCGGGTGGGTGAAAGCATTTTTCTGTTTGCGCCTAGCTGCGTCACGGTGACCAACGCCACCAGCGACGAGGCCTCTTCGCCCACGATCGTGAGCCGCGAGATCAGCGAGCCCCAGCAGGACGTGGCCCCCAGCCCGGCCTGGGGCCGCCAGGACGCCGCCATTTAGGCCGGTTGTGACGCCAACCTTCGGCGTAGTGGGCCTGGGCCGTATGGCCCAGGCTTTGCTGTTTCCCCTGCTGGAAGCAGGTCTGGTGCAGCGCGAGGGTGTGCGGGCAGTTGTCGCCAGCGAAGCCTCGGCCGCCTGCCTGGCCCAAGCCCACGGTTTGGCCGTGGCTACTGATGCAGCTGCAGCCTGGTCTGCGCCGGTGGTGTTGCTGGCGGTCAAGCCCCAGCAGCTCGAGGCCGTGGCACCGGCGGCGGCTGGTGGTTCGGGCGGACTGCTGATCTCCGTGCTCGCCGGGGTCACCCTGGCGCGGCTGCAGCGTTTGTTTCCCGGCTGGCAGTGCGTGCGCGCCGTGCCAAATACCCCGGCCCTGGTGCGGGCGGGCCTCACGGGCCTGGCCTTTGGCGCCGAGGTGCCCTCAGACCAGCGCCGCTGGGTGCAGCAGCTCTTCGCCCAGGTGGGCGAGGTGCACGAGCTGCCTGAAGCCCAGCTCGATGCCTTTCTGGCGCTCACCTCATCTGGGCCCGCCTTTGTGGCGGTGGTAGCCGAAGCCTTGGCCGATGGCGCTGTTGCTGCCGGCTTGCCGAGGCTCCTAGCCCAGCGGCTGGCTCACCGCACCCTGGCTGGCAGCGCCGCCATGCTGGAGGAGCGCGATCTCCATCCTGGCCAGCTCAAGGACATGGTGAGCTCCCCGGCTGGTACCACCATCGCCGGTCTGCGTCAGCTGGAAAAAGCTGGCCTGCGCTCAGCCTTGATCGAGGCCGTGCTGGCTGCTGCCCAGCGCAGCCGCGAGCTGGCCTGAACGCGAGCTTGGGGTCTCGATCAGTCCTGGTCTCGATCAATCCTGGTCTCGATCAATCCTTGTCTTGATCAGACCTTGTCTTGATCAGTCCTTGGAAGCCCCCAGTCTGGGTTCGGTGCCGGCTAGCAGCCTTTTGATGTTGCTGCGGTGGCGCCACAGCACCAGCACGGTGGTGAGCAGGGCCAGGCCCAGGTATGGCCAGCGCAGACCCAGCCCCTGATCAGCAAACCAGCCCAGCATCAGCAGGGGCAGGGCCAGCGCCGCCACGACGCTGGATAGGGACACGATGCGGCTGAGGCTGAGCACGGCCAAGAAGATGCCGAAGCAGGCCAGCCCCACCGGCCAGGTGAGCCCCAGCAACATCCCCAGGCCGGTGGCCACCGCCTTGCCACCCTTCCAGCCCAGCCACACCGGCCAAATGTGGCCAGCCAGCGCCGCTAGGCCAGCCAGTACTACGCCAACGCCAAAGGGGTCGAGCAGGGTCTTGGCCAGCAGCACGGCGGCGGCGCCTTTGAGCACATCCACTAAGAACACCGCCAGGGCCGGCCCCTTGCCGACCACCCGCAGCACGTTGGTGGCACCGGTGGAGCCGGAACCCTCGCGGCGGATGTCGAGGCCAGCCAGCCAGCGCCCCGCCAGGTAACCGCTGGGGATTGAGCCGAGCAGGTAGCCGGCGATCAGCATGGCCAAAGTGAGCAGGGTCACGGCTGTTGGGAGGGTCACGGTGGCTGGGGTTAATAGGTTTCGTCGGCCATAAGTTCGCCGGGGCCGGCCGCGAAGACCAACCAGAGCGGAAACTGCAGGATTGGGATCTCGATTACCGGCTCGCCCGCATCCACCACGATGAAGGGCAGCTCGCCCCGCTCTTCGAGGCGGTCGGCCCGCTCCACCAGGGCATCGGCCCGCTCAAACAGGACGATGCCGCTGCTGGGTCCGAAATCCTCGCGGGAAAGGCCCAGGCAGTCCTGCAGGCCGCGGCGCCACTCCCCCAGACGCTCCGGTTGGCTGGCCAGCACCAGGGTTTGGAAGCGCTCGCCATAGAGTTCGCCGAGGATGGCGATGGCGGCGGCGGCCACCAGGGCATTGCGGCTGCGGCTGCCGCAGCTGGGCTGGGCGCCCCTGCCCCCCTGGCCCAGGAACCAGTCGTCGAGCAGGGCGGCTCCGCTGGCATCCAGGCTGCGGCGCAGCTGCCAGGGATCGGCGTAGAAGTCGGGCTGGCCGCCAAAGCGCGCAAGGCGCTCGCGAATCAGGACTTCGTCTGGGCCGAACAGCCCCGCGGCCGCTACAGCCGCTAGGGGTTGGCTGGCTACGGGGGTGCTGCTGATCTGGTCGAGGGGGGAGGGCTGCACCAGCACCTGCTGGGGCACCAGTTCCACCTGCTCGGCGGCCACGGCGAGATCCTGCAGGGCTCCCACCAGGTAGTCCTGGAAGCCCTTGAGCCGCCTGGCCACCCCATCGGCCTGACCTGCAAAGCTCGCTTCGATCTCTTTTTGGATCTGGCCGCGGCGCGCTTCCAGCTCGCGGATCTCCTCGAGCAGGGCCGTGCGCTGCTGCTGCAGCTCCGTAAGGGCCAGCTCCTGCCAGGGTGCTGCTGAGGGGGGCTCGGGGCTGGCAGGGGTGGGGGAAGCCTGGCTGGGGTCGTCAGACATCGCTTGGGGAATCGGGAGGTGCGGCGGGGGGAAGCTGGCTCAGGTGCTGCTCCAGCTGCTGGCGCAGGCTGGTTGCATCAAAGAGCACGGGCAGGAAGTGGATGCTGCCCTGTTCACGGAAATAAAACAGCACCGGCAGCCCCGGCCAAAAGATCGTCCAGCTCAGCCATTCTTGGTAGGGGAAGCGGCGCAGCAGGGTCTGCTGACGCCACACCAGCAGGGCATCGCCGCCAAATTCCAGCCGCAGCAGGCGGGTTTGTAGCAGCAGAAACAAACCGAACACCGCTACGACCAGGCTGAGCCAGATGGCCCCAGCCCACAGCGGCGTTAGGGCCAGAGCTGCCAGTCCCAGGCCAATCACGCCAAGGGCTACTCCGTAGGCGGGTTCGAGGACTACGCCGCTAGTGCCGGGGGCAGGGGAGGTCATCAGGTGAATAGCAGCGAGGTGAGCAGGGCGTCCATCAGGGCGACTGTGACCAGGATCATGACCACGGCGCCGGTGGTGCTGGTGCCCACCTCCTTGGGACCACCCCGGGTGGTTAGTCCCCAGCCGCAGGCGATCACAGCTATCTGCAGC is a genomic window of Cyanobium sp. Tous-M-B4 containing:
- the proC gene encoding pyrroline-5-carboxylate reductase, which codes for MTPTFGVVGLGRMAQALLFPLLEAGLVQREGVRAVVASEASAACLAQAHGLAVATDAAAAWSAPVVLLAVKPQQLEAVAPAAAGGSGGLLISVLAGVTLARLQRLFPGWQCVRAVPNTPALVRAGLTGLAFGAEVPSDQRRWVQQLFAQVGEVHELPEAQLDAFLALTSSGPAFVAVVAEALADGAVAAGLPRLLAQRLAHRTLAGSAAMLEERDLHPGQLKDMVSSPAGTTIAGLRQLEKAGLRSALIEAVLAAAQRSRELA
- a CDS encoding cell division protein SepF, whose amino-acid sequence is MSLFSRLRAVVSGDDYLDGDYDDELDYDGGEQPEPSYTSRSSALALSSDFSADDPFAGTNVIGMPGLSTAVAEVTLMEPRSFDEMPRAIQALRERKTVILNLTMMEPDQAQRAVDFVAGGTFAIDGHQERVGESIFLFAPSCVTVTNATSDEASSPTIVSREISEPQQDVAPSPAWGRQDAAI
- a CDS encoding DUF3119 family protein, whose protein sequence is MTSPAPGTSGVVLEPAYGVALGVIGLGLAALALTPLWAGAIWLSLVVAVFGLFLLLQTRLLRLEFGGDALLVWRQQTLLRRFPYQEWLSWTIFWPGLPVLFYFREQGSIHFLPVLFDATSLRQQLEQHLSQLPPAAPPDSPSDV
- a CDS encoding DUF3086 domain-containing protein, with translation MSDDPSQASPTPASPEPPSAAPWQELALTELQQQRTALLEEIRELEARRGQIQKEIEASFAGQADGVARRLKGFQDYLVGALQDLAVAAEQVELVPQQVLVQPSPLDQISSTPVASQPLAAVAAAGLFGPDEVLIRERLARFGGQPDFYADPWQLRRSLDASGAALLDDWFLGQGGRGAQPSCGSRSRNALVAAAAIAILGELYGERFQTLVLASQPERLGEWRRGLQDCLGLSREDFGPSSGIVLFERADALVERADRLEERGELPFIVVDAGEPVIEIPILQFPLWLVFAAGPGELMADETY
- the plsY gene encoding glycerol-3-phosphate 1-O-acyltransferase PlsY; amino-acid sequence: MLIAGYLLGSIPSGYLAGRWLAGLDIRREGSGSTGATNVLRVVGKGPALAVFLVDVLKGAAAVLLAKTLLDPFGVGVVLAGLAALAGHIWPVWLGWKGGKAVATGLGMLLGLTWPVGLACFGIFLAVLSLSRIVSLSSVVAALALPLLMLGWFADQGLGLRWPYLGLALLTTVLVLWRHRSNIKRLLAGTEPRLGASKD
- a CDS encoding PipX family protein, yielding MSPERYLNHPTFGMLYRVAAVSEGRDLFATLYAQRIFFVVTLQPRGATFEVVPLMDARHFAEQNLVRSRRDGPEAHAHWRQLFDQTFI
- a CDS encoding YggS family pyridoxal phosphate-dependent enzyme, coding for MVPRPTPIGVSCLIRPSSESLAGRLAALQAELPPGCRLLAVSKGQPADRIREAVAAGQRSFGESRLQEAVLKQAELADLAPLDWHFIGRLQANKARGVVRHFGTIHSLDSLELARRLARIAAEEQRQPAVFFQVKFRPDPAKTGFEPAELCQHWPELAGLAPLQPLGLMTLAPLGLGEAERRALFGECDALATQLGLPERSMGMSGDWPEAAAAGSTWVRIGSGLFGPRQIH